In the genome of Mytilus edulis chromosome 3, xbMytEdul2.2, whole genome shotgun sequence, one region contains:
- the LOC139516248 gene encoding eIF-2-alpha kinase GCN2-like: MDYSGGASLNIHITESRPLSLDIIKAYTEEILYGLEYLHKKDVVHKYLKASSIVVDKNGRIRIGDYSIDKRLSDLYYDVESSRPGVHFTGDRELIPVRGGKKGDVYQLGLILLSVAIGLDADPGKPEIPQNFPPVFQDFLTKCLMKDERHRWSVYQLLDHSFIKEELPHTIHYAPHCCYRRKRKKTRRKQRQ; the protein is encoded by the exons ATGGACTACTCTGGAGGTGCTAGTCTCAACATACATATAACAGAATCACGTCCACTATCTTTAGATATCATCAAGGCTTACACAGAGGAAATTTTGTATGGATTagaatatttacacaaaaaagatgtggtacataAGTACCTAAAG GCTTCCAGTATAGTTGTTGATAAGAATGGTAGAATAAGGATTGGTGATTATAGTATTGATAAGAG GTTGTCAGATCTATACTATGATGTGGAGTCCTCCCGACCTGGTGTCCACTTTACAGGAGATAGAGAACTGATACCAGTTAGGGGAGGAAAGAAAGGAGATGTTTATCAATTG GGTTTGATACTGTTATCTGTAGCTATTGGATTAGATGCTGATCCAGGAAAGCCAGAAATACCACAAAATTTCCCTCCTGTGTTTCAAGACTTCTTAACTAA atGTTTGATGAAAGATGAGAGACATCGTTGGTCAGTGTATCAATTGTTGGACCATAGTTTTATCAAAGAAGAATTACCACACACAATTCATTATGCTCCTCACTGCTGCTACAGAAGAAAACGAAAAAA AACAAGACGTAAACAAAGACAATGA
- the LOC139516250 gene encoding homeobox protein Meis2-like, with protein MFINARRRIVQPMIDQSNRAAPGGHGYSPESMGWDSQAMAHMSPHMFQGRHGSEMYDQMKGYSHMEGQRYDMLGVQGMHSSDMFGSTAVSGSSSYSQMSQLRPPVHSQAMLIPGHPHHMMMGHGADGMSPMSMGSAQSPPLHGSLDSMGAHIQDIHAG; from the exons AT gtttATTAATGCAAGGCGAAGAATAGTGCAACCAATGATTGACCAATCAAATAGAGCAG CACCAGGAGGTCATGGATATAGTCCAGAGAGTATGGGTTGGGATAGCCAGGCCATGGCACATATGAGTCCTCACA tgTTCCAAGGAAGACATGGTAGTGAAATGTATGATCAAATGAAGGGATATTCTCATATGGAAGGACAAAGATACGATATGCTTGGAGTTCAGGGTATGCATAGTAGTGACATGTTCGGAAGTACTGCTGTCAGTGGCAGTAGTTCATACTCTCAGATGTCACAGTTACGACCACCAGTTCATTCGCAAGCAATGCTAATACCAGGGCATCCGCATCATATGATGATGGGACACGGAGCCGACGGCATGAGTCCCATGTCAATGGGATCTGCTCAAAGTCCTCCATTACATGGCAGCTTGGACAGTATGGGTGCACACATTCAGGATATTCATGCTGGATAA
- the LOC139515179 gene encoding germ cell nuclear acidic protein-like — translation MDTDNSDNITVDTDNSDNIRVEFYNSDNIRVETDNSDNITMDNDNLDNTRVDIDNSETTTMDTDNSDNITVDTDNSDNIRVEFYNSDNIRVETDNSDNITMDNDNLDNTRVDIDNSETTTMDTDNSDNITVDTDNSDNIRVDTDNSDNIRVESYNSDNIRVETDNSDNITVDNDNSGYPTVDTDNSDNITVDSTDNSDNITVDNDNSDNTTVILTTLITLQWILTTRILLSWILTTLQLILTT, via the coding sequence atggatactgacaactctgataacattacagtggatactgacaactctgataacattagagTGGAATTttacaactctgataacattagagtggaaactgacaactctgataacattacaatGGATAATGACAACTTGGATAACACTAGAGTGGATATTGACAACTCTGAGACCACTAccatggatactgacaactctgataacattacagtggatactgacaactctgataacattagagTGGAATTttacaactctgataacattagagtggaaactgacaactctgataacattacaatGGATAATGACAACTTGGATAACACTAGAGTGGATATTGACAACTCTGAGACCACTAccatggatactgacaactctgataacattacagtggatactgacaactctgataacattagagtggatactgacaactctgataacattagagTGGAATCttacaactctgataacattagagtggaaactgacaactctgataacattacagtggatAATGACAACTCTGGTTACcctacagtggatactgacaactctgataacattacagtggatagtactgacaactctgataacattacagtggataatgacaactctgataacactacagtgatactgacaactctgataacactacagtggatactgacaactcgaATATTATTATCGTGGATACTGACAACACTACAGTTGATACTGACAACCTGA
- the LOC139515180 gene encoding germ cell nuclear acidic protein-like — MDTDNSDNITVYTVNSDNIRVETDNSDNIKVDTDNSDNTTVDTDNSVNTSIYTDIFENTKVYMDTDISDNITVDTDNTDNTTVVTDNSENITVDTDNSDNITVDTDNSDNTTVDTDNSDNTTVDTYNADNTAVDTDNSDIMTLDTENSDNTTVNTDNSDNNTVDTDNSHVMTLDTNDSDNTTVDTDNFDHMTLDTDNSDNTTVHRYGQL; from the exons atggatactgacaactctgataacattacagtgtATACTgtcaactctgataacattagagtggaaactgacaactctgataacattaaagtggatactgacaactctgataacactacagtggatactgacaactctgttAACACTtcaatatatactgacatctttGAAAACACTAAAGTATATA tggatactgacatctctgataacattacagtggatactgacaacactgataacactacagtggtAACCGACAACTCTGAGAAcattacagtggatactgacaactctgataacattacagtggatactgacaactctgataacacaacagtggatactgacaactctgacaATACTACAGTGGATACTTACAATGCGGATAACACTGCAgtagatactgacaactctgatatcATGACATTAGATACTGaaaactctgataacactacagtaaatactgacaactctgataacaatACAGTAGATACTGACAACTCTCATGTCATGACATTAGATACTAacgactctgataacactacagtagatacggacAACTTTGATCACATGACGTtagatactgacaactctgataacactacagtacaTAGATACGGACAACTTTGA